In Thermotomaculum hydrothermale, a single genomic region encodes these proteins:
- the secF gene encoding protein translocase subunit SecF, with protein sequence MFKKDIDFMGVRYIAITISMIFIIGSIIAVLTLGIRKGVQFVGGTEIQVKFKNSITIDELRKLFVESNFKHVQIVQVKTDSNLSEYIIKIKGKEGDETSVGSSVAKKISNVLVKAANEKVEEGKYDINKVNKTDLADILRKANVLKLDKLSMVGVEKDKDQYSKLAQEIIDERSNHNDFFNSVDDAVKNIKNEDVKKFIKDNFYAGNYIILKVDTFSPSISVEQTEKAVTAIVMALIAILIYVSIRFKFDYAIGAILALVHDVIITLGFFSIFKQEFTLPVVAAFLTIVGYSLNDTIVVFDRIRENIKLMKNKKLFDIINISINQTLSRTLLTSLTTLFVVVVLFIFGGVALKGFSFPLLVGIVVGTYSSIFIASPIFYFIETKVYKVK encoded by the coding sequence ATGTTTAAAAAAGACATAGACTTTATGGGAGTAAGGTATATCGCAATTACAATTTCAATGATATTTATAATTGGCTCAATTATTGCGGTTTTAACCCTGGGGATCAGAAAGGGCGTTCAATTTGTTGGCGGTACTGAAATTCAGGTAAAATTCAAAAATAGTATTACCATTGATGAATTGAGAAAGCTGTTTGTTGAGAGTAACTTTAAACATGTACAGATTGTACAGGTAAAAACTGATAGCAACCTATCTGAATATATAATCAAAATTAAAGGCAAGGAGGGAGACGAAACCTCTGTAGGAAGCAGTGTTGCGAAAAAGATATCTAATGTTCTTGTTAAAGCTGCGAATGAAAAGGTTGAGGAAGGGAAATACGATATAAACAAGGTAAATAAAACAGACCTCGCGGATATTTTAAGGAAGGCCAATGTATTGAAATTAGATAAATTATCAATGGTAGGTGTAGAAAAAGACAAAGACCAGTACAGTAAACTCGCTCAAGAAATAATAGACGAGAGATCAAATCATAACGATTTCTTCAATTCTGTTGATGATGCTGTTAAAAACATAAAAAACGAAGATGTTAAAAAATTTATAAAAGACAATTTTTATGCAGGAAATTACATAATTTTAAAAGTAGACACATTCAGCCCAAGTATATCAGTAGAACAAACTGAAAAGGCTGTAACTGCAATTGTTATGGCTTTAATTGCAATCTTGATTTATGTTTCAATTAGATTTAAATTTGACTACGCAATCGGTGCTATCCTTGCTCTTGTTCACGATGTTATTATTACATTGGGATTTTTCTCAATCTTTAAACAGGAATTTACACTACCTGTTGTTGCTGCATTCCTTACAATTGTAGGTTACTCTTTAAACGACACAATTGTTGTTTTTGACAGAATTAGAGAAAATATTAAGTTGATGAAAAACAAAAAACTGTTTGATATTATCAACATTAGTATTAACCAGACACTTTCAAGAACACTTTTAACATCTCTAACAACATTATTTGTTGTGGTCGTCCTGTTTATCTTTGGCGGAGTTGCATTAAAGGGCTTTTCCTTCCCATTACTGGTAGGTATTGTTGTAGGTACTTACTCTTCTATCTTTATT